The genomic segment TAACTATAAATTTGTTGGACCCTATGCGTCTctagattaattatttaaataatattatataacttCCTCAATTCGGTAAGtatctaaaaatcaaaagaaaaatacataaataccCTTGcactcttcccttttttttttttattttcaggataAGTTTGATAATTCACACTGTGTAATTGAATCTGAAACGTCAAAAATACCATCAAATTATAGAcagatgtcttttttttttttcagagatcaaaatatcattacactgtataaaaaatatatgaagaatAATCTGCCCCAATTAATTTTGCATTGCCAAGTGAACCcatgaaaagataaattaaaatacgctcaaaagcaacaaattttagttttatcaaGAAGGGTATAGACTTCAATCCACaagattttagttttgtttttttataatgtaaattTGTCTCGTTTTCGgttaaagagaagaaaagaaatctaTAATTCTAAGCTAAGAGTTTAGTAACATAAGGGCCTCGCAATGTCAAGTAGCTGATAAACAAAAGTTTTGATAGCCACGAGGAAGTATATGATTGAAGACACAAAATCCCGAGGAAACTCGACGAAGAACTTGGTATCATtccacaaattttaaaatttctgcgagttttatttttctccaacGGAAAGTTGGTAGTCTGACTGCCTCAGGGTGTCTTTAATCATTTCATCTAAATTGCCCTGCTTCAAAATGAGTGAAACAACCTTGATTGATCCAATAATTAACAAAGTATAATCAAGTACAGTACTAATAACATTAATTAAGCAGAGTATAATCAAGTAAGACTTCGTCCACCAAGGAATTGAAAACCTCAGCTTCCAATTCTAGAGCAACCTCTTCTTGTCCTTGATCCACATTTTCCCAGTTCCCACTCTTCTCCATATGCTTGACGTAGACATGCCTCCTCTCCACCATCTCCCACCCCAAAAACATTTCTTTAGGCTGCCCATCAATCCATTCCTGAGCTACCCTTAGCTCTTGCTCAAATTCTTTATATGATCCAACCATGCTTCCACCTGCATAATTTTCTACAATTTTCTCCTTGAAGAAGTCCAACAATAGACTATCTACCTTAGACGCCAAGCTTATTGTCGATTTGACATGCTTAAGCAGCTCCTGTGCATGCTTTTCGGTTCCATTTTCTTTAGTTTCCTTGAAATCGTTGTCGTTATCACTGTGGATAGACACTGAACAATGTTGCACGGGGGATTCAAGGGATTCATCCTCCAACTCTGCCATTGCAATTCGCTTTTCCAAGTCTAAAGGGTCTAGTTGAGCGAGGCTCTCAAACCTTCTGATCTTTTGCATTGGCTTTTGTTTAGTTCCTGCAGTTGATCACATATTTCAAAATCTTGTTAAAATATGAATCCCACCGGGTAAACCATAACATCAAATAGTTACTAGTCTTACCCAAATCGAACAGAATGAGTTTATTTCAAAATCCTCTCTCAAGAAAAGTTGCTTGGATAATCATATGATCTTAGTTAGTCTACACAACGTAGCTATGTGCTTTGAGTGTAGCTATGTGCTTTGAGTGTGGGTTAATATAGCTCGGTCCCATCCTATCAAAGCTCCTCTCTGGACCCTATTTCAAGGGCCCATAACTTGGCTCTAGTTGCATTATTAGTTTTCATGGAATAGGCAACTACGTTCCTGTCTAGCAGGTCACTTAATTAATCGCAAAATCACCACTctttatcaaaattttcatgAAGTGTGGAAactctgtgtgtgtgtatgtgtgtgtgtgtgtgagagagagagagagagagagagttgtaaAGAGATGGAGAGAAGGATACCTTCCACGCCGATAAGACTACGTTGGAAAGGAGAGccaatctcttcttcttcatcctgGAATGGACAATCCAGAATTGACACTGGACTGGATTGCTCCTTCTCCTCCTCATTAGGCCACTCCTGTTGCATTACATGAGCTATTATTAAGTATTAATGCATGAAAGTAGCAAGCACCCTCTACGATAGAAATTAAAAGGTAACTAGGAAAAAGGTCTCTGGAGACAGACACgattattacaataaataatgCAGTTGGTGCATATCCAAAGTCCATCATAAAATTGGATGCCCCATTTCAATTCCCTACtctcaataattaaatttgatttgatttgatataattttgaaagcaacaaaaaaacaatggcACATGACCATTATTGTCCACGACGCTTGGGtaattcaatttgatttgatttgatataattttaaaaagcaatattTACTATACTCCAAAATATCTgaaaactacaaaaatataatgagtggtaaatattaaccaaaacacaaataaatttgatttggatGAAGAAGCCTTAACACACagcatataatataatttattatttatgtaatcTTGCTAAAATCGATCAATCATTGTCTTTTCaagataaaaggaaaaggaaacgaTTGTTGCCAGAATGGTAAATCCCAAGACCGGGTGAGTTGGCCAAGTCAACCCACCGCAAGACAACAGCAAGACATCTGTCCAgctattcaattaattttaataatcccAATTGTTAGCGTAGATTAATACTTTCCTAAAATTCATAATTGTCCATCTACAAGCCCTCCAAATTCTATCTCTACAttctttatcaaaaaaaaaaaaaaatcaatctctgCATCATTCTCCAAGTAGCCTACCAAAACTCCATGTCACCGACAGAAAAAGTTACGAAATTGGGTCGCACCTAATAACTAAATTGCAAAATACCCATGCcaaataatagttaaaaaaaaaataaaaaaatatttgataaactaTATACCATGAAGAAGCCTAAATACTCCATCTCATTTCATCGCCGTAGATGCCGCAAAATAGACATCATGCAGCGGGATCGGAGGCCTCGAAGCACTCCATGGTATTTAATTCCAAGGTCCCGAGATGCACCGTATCCAATTCCCAATAAAAGCCCACTTGAAAATGCCAAAAATCCCCATTTACCATATTTATATGACTCTCTAACATCCCCTTCGAATCCTTTCTTTTAGGGCATTTTCAAGTTAGTCTTGACGCCTTAAGATTGACTCTACTTCTTGATTCTGATTGCAGACTCAAATTTCCAGTCCAGAAATAAACTACGCGCATGGAATTAAAATGCCGCAAGAAATCACATTTTCTTGACTCGATTTTAAAGAGATTATAGGAGTTAAACTCGTGTCAGTTTTTTATTGGAGATTAGCAAAACCACCAATACCGTTACCAGCCAGTTATAAGAGAAATCCACCGGCAGACACTTGCACACTCGAAACATTAAAGACAAACTTTTCTCACTAACCTTCCTGTTTGTGATGGAATCCTGACCGCCTGATACGCTCACTCTGTCGCTGACTTCCTTGATCATTAAATCTTTTCTATTGCAAACGGAGTCGTTTCGGCAACTGTTACACGTAGAATTACCACTGTCAACAGTATATTCACTCTCAGTAGTCCAAATGTTACAGTTACTGTTACTGTTACTGCTGGAGCTTGTTGAAATTCCGCTTGTAATTTGATCGGACAGTTTATCTTGTTCCTCCAAGAACTCGCCGAACAATCTCCACCCTCTGatctcatttctttctttacattGACCATGTTGATCAGCTGCTTTTCTCCAAAAGTTCTTCTTAAACAGCTTCCGTGAAAGATTTCGAGGTAAAAGTCCCTTCCTGGTTCTTGACGGTGACGGAGACCTCACGGTGGAGTTGGGTGAGGGAAATGGGAGTAGTTTAACGGCCTTCATAACGGCAACCGATGCTTTTTGAAGAGCTGAGATTGTAGTAGAAGCTGCTTTTGATTTACTTCTTTTGAAAAGATGCCttggttgctgctgctgcttggtTTTGAGGTCTATTTCGAGGAGAAGTCGGACGGTTGTGCAGCATCGACGACGAGGAAATGACTTGAAGCCGTTGGATGAGCATGAACTTTGATCATCAAGAAGATAATCTTTGAGCATCAAGGGTTTTGATCTTTCAATCGAAAATGATTTTTgcttagaagaagaagagctaGAGGCCATTGTCGATCGAGAATTAATTATAAGTTGAGAAAATTAAATGATCAACCTAGCTAGATTTAAATCTTAAACAGTACTGAAGTAAATGATGGGAGACAGATACAGAGAAAAGGCTGCAAGAAGAGACAAAGAGGCATTTAAAGAGGGAAATGCTAGGAAGGTTGCATAATTTCACCAGCTATGAGACGGCAGCTTTTTAGCAGTGCAGACACTAAGAACTTACAGAGGGAGGGTGGTGGGTTATATAGGGAGTTCTCAGGTGAAGTGAAAGAAAGAGGGAGGTAGGTTCCAATTCCAAATGGTGAAGATCTCAATGAGAGAGTGAGAAGAGTTAAGAGAGTTCAGTCTTTAATTGCATGCAGAGGTAGAAGAAGCTTGGATGGTTCTTGTTCtggtgtgttgtttttttgaatcttaagtttggttattttattgcTTTGGTTTGTgtatttaatgcattttttgaATTCTATGAACTGGCTGTACTTTATAATCTAGCTAGTTACCTTGTGGATAGTAGgttttatttatatacatattttttctcataaatgCCTTAATCTTTACATCCTAGgaccttatttttatttatttattaatagagatttttattttttgaaataatttaattatcaaaagaCCAAAGTAACATGTACAAATGATTCTGAACTAtaattggattttataaatAACCGAGTGTATTAAGAGTCATGACTGCATGGGGTTACAAGCTTAGAAACACGCATACTACTGTAAACAGGGGGtgcttcaatttttctttgaaatttgccAAAGGCACCCAccaagattttattttgttttgaaaatatataaaaatattcaaattttttaaaaatatagtttccaTTACATGACCACTAGTTGACcttgaaaaatcttgaaaatgatAGTAGTTTGACTGCCCATTTCTTACGCTCTTTGGCACGTGTGCCTGTCCTGAAGTTCAGAAGAGCGGAAGCGTGAAAAATGATCAGCTGTTAGATTTTcctcttgtttaattgtttattcGACGAGGAGCAACCGAAGGAAGTTTTTCTTGATCAGGCCTTCGATTTTCTGATTAACTAATTAATGGAAGATTCTTTCATGCAGGGACAGGACAGGAGAGCTTTCCATTGACGGCCGGTTAATAACTACCTCTTTATTCTACGACCTACCTATAAGCCTCctatgtatgtatatttatCATCACCATATGATACATAGATCCACGAGGCTATAAACCTCGTCACCCATAGAGGACAAGATAGCTGtactgtaaggaaaaaaaagcatattttaaaaaaaatataatatgttatGTTTCAAATgtcatcattaatatttttttaatccagtgATTTAGATTTAGATgagaaaaagtaaaataataacgaattatttttattatgaatcataattaattaattgcgaTCTAATCATTTAAGAATTTGCTTGTTCAGAACAAAGGTAGTTATGGATTAACGGTTCTATAATGGAAGGAAGCTTTCTTTCAAAGTTAGAAATAATTTACTAATAATGTAcgaaataatttgaaaatgaacAAGCTAGGCACGCGTGCCTGGTGATTCATATGATCATGATTTCGATTTTCCACTTGCAAACCTGGAAGGAAACAACATGATGAGTATATATGCATGAAACTATTCTCCAcagcaaaagtaaaaaaacaaaatgagtaCTTCGCAAATTTTGAAGTTCTTTAGCTCTGGTCTTCCCAACAGGACCCATGCATGATGGTGTGGTCCTAACCACGATTTACTTGCCctagttaattaatttcatagtTGCATGGATTGGAAGCTGATTGCATACgaattttacatgtaaaacatAGTTCTGTATATCTCTtcctgttttctttgtttttttttggtttgacagGTGAGCATTCTAACCATTATGAGAAAACTGACAAATATAAATAGATATATCAATGAAATATCTTCATAGATATATTGCGGTGAATTTTTTCGACTGAACATACTCTCGCCATATTAATCGGTAAACATCgacaaaaatattcttttgctatataccgatggaattatagctgaaaaaaaaaactgtcaagTACATTGACGTGTTGTTTTTACATACAGAATTATCGATAGATTTAAATCtatatgtaatatttaatttatgacctaaCGAGTgacctttctctctttctttcctttatttcttcttcttcctccattttTCTTTGCAACAAAAGCACACTCCCACCctaattttatcacaaatcaacCTCTCATTATATATTCAGCCACCCCAACACTCAATTTGTCAGCATCCCTATtgtgattcaaattttattgaggattctctACTTCAACAaaactattcattttttttatttgaactcaattataaaatgttaatttttattgcagatttttgtagtatatatattttgtttgtgtttacTTGTTGTGAGTGGGTAAATATTAGCCCACAAGTTTTGGGTTCATTAGAGTTATTAGTTGAACTATCATATAAGGTTTTCTAAGCTGAAATTTTCGACAGCGATGAATTTATGTAATAAACATgtgttttgcttgaaaatatgttttctttgttGAGATAATGAATAATTTTGACTTAACAATGTATAATTGACCTTGTGGTGtcttccttatacttctcattcacgAATTAGTATTCAATTATTCATTGGGTGGAGGTTTCTTATTCTAATAGTGCTAGTGTCTTGGGACAGGTTTTCAT from the Populus nigra chromosome 1, ddPopNigr1.1, whole genome shotgun sequence genome contains:
- the LOC133702290 gene encoding uncharacterized protein LOC133702290; amino-acid sequence: MASSSSSSKQKSFSIERSKPLMLKDYLLDDQSSCSSNGFKSFPRRRCCTTVRLLLEIDLKTKQQQQPRHLFKRSKSKAASTTISALQKASVAVMKAVKLLPFPSPNSTVRSPSPSRTRKGLLPRNLSRKLFKKNFWRKAADQHGQCKERNEIRGWRLFGEFLEEQDKLSDQITSGISTSSSSNSNSNCNIWTTESEYTVDSGNSTCNSCRNDSVCNRKDLMIKEVSDRVSVSGGQDSITNRKEWPNEEEKEQSSPVSILDCPFQDEEEEIGSPFQRSLIGVEGTKQKPMQKIRRFESLAQLDPLDLEKRIAMAELEDESLESPVQHCSVSIHSDNDNDFKETKENGTEKHAQELLKHVKSTISLASKVDSLLLDFFKEKIVENYAGGSMVGSYKEFEQELRVAQEWIDGQPKEMFLGWEMVERRHVYVKHMEKSGNWENVDQGQEEVALELEAEVFNSLVDEVLLDYTLLN